The following coding sequences lie in one Prionailurus viverrinus isolate Anna chromosome X, UM_Priviv_1.0, whole genome shotgun sequence genomic window:
- the STARD8 gene encoding stAR-related lipid transfer protein 8 isoform X2 — MSDIPDLSQHINLALTRAWPAEYSETAEICTSGHRNRTRGHRHSHITRLSLPGVTLPTRHVRQSSVQDTWAPTSEVEAKRACKWLRATGFPQYAQLFEEGLFPLDIGSVKKDHGFLDEDSLGALCRKLMTLNNCASMKLEVNFQCKQNEDSEEEEQCTISNHWAFKRESKCWSRVGSSDLLAPPSPGLPVTSSCESVLTELSATSLPAITVSLLPEPADLPLLSCAPRPNDQPFLSPTQGQEGLQDKTKKRRSHSFLKHLDSLRRKEKGGSQQTEPERSPATSKTTKASSFCSRRGFLSAGFYRAKNRTATSAGDSGTKAQRAWEAWPVAMFRHPQQVHRGDCLVHVPRDHKPGTFPRSLSIESLFPEDGHRLADWQPGRPWGYEGRRGSCGSTGSHASTYDNMPELYPAEPVLAGAKAEDEEGGGNYAHLDDILQHVWGLQQRVELWSQAICPDLGTRDKEEEEEEDVTSVKVATVDVERQAESLAQLEALTHRESSALGQDDVHPVVPAQVQAQAQVEPLEQAQAEAPHPAQDNEQEANSGGEPTSASSLSVEEGHSIYDTVASSSELDSSGNSVNEAEAAGSPAGLQASAPRERRDSGVGASLTRPCRKLRWHSFQNSHRPSLNSESLEINRQFAGQIHLLHKGSLLWLTAFMEKYTVPHKPGWVWSVPKFMKRNKTPDYRGQQVFGVPPLIHVQRTGQPLPQSIQQAMRYLRSQCLDQVGIFRKSGVKSRIQNLRQMNETSPDNVCYEGQSAYDVADLLKQYFRDLPEPIFTSKLTTTFLQIYQLLPKDQWLAAAQAATLLLPDENREVLQTLLYFLSDIASAEENQMTAGNLAVCLAPSIFHLNVSKKDGTSPRIRNKRSIVGRPGPKDLSENMAATQGLSHMINDCKKLFQVPQDMVLQLCGSYSAAELSSPGPALAELRQAQAAGMSLSLYMEESVQELLRDAAERFKGWMSMPGPQHTELACRKASDGHPLRVWKVSTEVAAPPAVVLHRVLRERALWDEDLLRAQVLEALMPGVELYHYVTDSMAPHPCRDFVVLRMWRSDLPRGGCLLVSQSLDPEQPVPESGVRAMMLTSQYLMEPYGLGRSRLTHICRADLRGRSPDWYNKVFGHLCAMEVAKIRDSFPTLQAAGPETKL, encoded by the exons ATGAGTGACATCCCTGACCTGTCCCAGCATATCAACCTAGCCTTGACCAGAGCATGGCCTGCAGAATATAGTGAAACTGCTGAAATCTGCACATCTGGACATAGAAACAGGACTAGGGGTCACAGACATTCCCACATCACTCGCCTCAGCCTGCCTGGTGTAACTCTCCCCACGAGGCATGTAAGGCAGTCCTCAGTCCAGGACACCTGGGCCCCAACCTCAG AAGTTGAGGCCAAAAGAGCATGCAAGTGGCTCCGAGCAACAGGATTCCCTCAATATGCTCAGCTTTTTGAAG AAGGTCTGTTTCCCCTGGATATTGGCTCTGTGAAGAAGGACCACGGTTTTCTGGACGAGGACTCTTTGGGGGCCCTGTGCAG AAAGCTGATGACCTTGAACAATTGTGCCTCGATGAAACTGGAAGTTAATTTTCAATGCAAGCAG AATGAAGActcagaagaggaagagcagTGTACCATCAGCAACCACTGGGCTTTCAAGCGTGAAAGTAAATGTTGGTCTCGTGTAGGCTCCTCTGACCTACTGGCCCCACCAAGCCCTGGCCTGCCAGTGACCTCCAGCTGTGAGAGCGTCCTCACTGAGCTTAGTGCCACTTCCCTGCCAGCCATCACCGTGAGCCTATTGCCCGAGCCAGCAGACCTGCCCTTGCTAAGCTGTGCCCCCAGACCAAATGACCAGCCATTCCTCAGCCCCACCCAGGGCCAAGAGGGTCTCCAGGACAAAACCAAGAAGCGCCGTTCTCATAGCTTCCTTAAGCACCTTGATTCTCTGAGGCGGAAGGAAAAGGGTGGCAGCCAGCAAACAGAGCCTGAGCGTAGCCCAGCCACCTCAAAGACCACCAAAGCCTCCTCTTTCTGCAGTCGCCGTGGCTTCCTCTCAGCTGGATTCTATAGGGCCAAGAATAGGACAGCCACCTCAGCTGGTGACAGTGGCACTAAGGCTCAGAGGGCTTGGGAAGCCTGGCCTGTGGCCATGTTTCGGCATCCTCAGCAGGTGCACCGGGGTGACTGCCTCGTGCATGTGCCCAGGGACCACAAACCAGGCACATTCCCTCGCTCCCTGTCCATTGAGAGCCTATTTCCTGAGGATGGACACCGCCTGGCAGATTGGCAGCCAGGTAGGCCCTGGGGCTATGAAGGGCGCCGGGGCTCCTGTGGCTCCACAGGCAGCCATGCCAGCACCTATGACAACATGCCTGAGCTATACCCAGCTGAGCCTGTACTGGCTGGGGCTAAAGCTGAAGATGAGGAGGGTGGGGGCAACTATGCCCACCTAGATGACATTCTCCAGCATGTGTGGGGGCTGCAGCAACGGGTAGAGCTCTGGTCTCAGGCCATCTGCCCAGACCTGGGGACTAGAgataaggaagaggaagaagaggaggatgtCACTTCAGTAAAAGTAGCCACAGTTGACGTTGAAAGGCAGGCTGAGTCTCTGGCCCAATTAGAGGCTCTGACCCATAGAGAGTCCTCAGCTCTGGGCCAGGATGATGTTCATCCAGTAGTCCCAGCTCAGGTTCAGGCTCAGGCTCAGGTTGAGCCCCTGGAACAGGCACAGGCCGAGGCCCCACACCCAGCCCAGGATAATGAGCAGGAGGCAAATTCAGGTGGGGAACCAACCTCTGCCTCCAGCCTGTCTGTGGAAGAAGGACACTCCATTTATGACACTGTGGCCTCCTCCAGTGAACTGGACAGTAGCGGAAACTCTGTGAATGAGGCTGAGGCTGCAGGCTCACCAGCTGGACTTCAGGCATCAGCACCACGTGAACGACGAGATTCAGGCGTTGGGGCCTCACTGACTAGACCGTGCAG GAAGCTCCGTTGGCACAGCTTCCAGAACTCCCACCGGCCTAGCCTCAACTCAGAGTCACTGGAGATCAACCGGCAGTTTGCTGGCCAGATCCACCTCCTGCACAAGGGCTCACTGCTGTGGCTCACTGCCTTCATGGAGAAGTACACTGTGCCCCACAAACCAGGTTGGGTCTG GTCAGTGCCCAAGTTCATGAAAAGGAATAAGACCCCAGACTACCGGGGCCAGCAGGTGTTTGGGGTGCCACCCCTCATCCACGTGCAGCGCACAGGCCAGCCACTGCCACAGAGCATTCAGCAAGCCATGCGCTACTTGCGCAGCCAGTGCCTGGACCAG GTGGGCATCTTCCGCAAGTCTGGGGTGAAGTCCAGGATCCAGAACCTGCGCCAAATGAATGAGACCTCCCCTGACAATGTTTGCTATGAGGGCCAGTCGGCCTATGATGTGGCTGACCTGCTGAAGCAGTATTTCCGGGACCTACCAGAGCCTATCTTCACCAGCAAGCTCACCACCACTTTCCTGCAGATCTACCAGC TCCTCCCCAAGGATCAATGGTTGGCAGCAGCACAAGCCGCCACCTTGTTGCTCCCTGATGAGAACCGAGAGGTCCTACAGACCCTGCTCTATTTCCTAAGTGACATTGCCTCTGCTGAAGAAAACCAGATGACAGCTGGCAACCTAGCAGTGTGCCTGGCACCTTCCATCTTCCATCTCAATGTCTCCAAGAAGGATGGCACCTCACCCAG GATCAGGAACAAACGCAGCATCGTTGGCCGGCCAGGCCCTAAGGACCTGAGTGAGAACATGGCTGCTACTCAGGGCCTATCACACATGATCAATGACTGCAAGAAACTTTTCCAA GTTCCCCAGGACATGGTGCTGCAACTGTGTGGTTCCTACAGTGCAGCTGAGCTCAGCTCTCCTGGCCCAGCTCTGGCTGAACTGCGGCAGGCCCAAGCTGCAGGCATGAGCCTGAGCCTCTACATGGAAGAAAGTGTCCAAGAGCTGCTGCGTGATGCTGCTGAGCGCTTCAAGGGCTGGATGAGTATGCCAGGGCCCCAGCACACGGAGCTGGCTTGCCGGAAA GCGTCCGATGGGCATCCCCTGCGTGTGTGGAAGGTGTCCACAGAGGTAGCAGCCCCTCCGGCTGTAGTGCTGCACCGTGTTCTGCGGGAACGGGCCCTCTGGGATGAGGACCTGCTGCGGGCCCAGGTGTTGGAAGCCCTGATGCCGGGTGTGGAGCTGTACCACTATGTCACTGACAGCATGGCACCCCATCCTTGCCGCGACTTTGTGGTGCTCCG GATGTGGCGCTCCGACTTGCCCCGTGGTGGCTGTCTGCTTGTCTCCCAGTCCCTGGATCCCGAGCAACCTGTGCCAGAGTCAGGGGTGAGGGCCATGATGCTCACTTCCCAGTACCTCATGGAGCCTTATGGCTTGGGCCGCTCCCGGCTCACTCACATCTGCCGTGCTGATCTCAG GGGCCGTTCTCCTGACTGGTACAACAAAGTCTTTGGGCACCTGTGTGCCATGGAAGTGGCAAAGATCCGGGACTCCTTCCCCACCCTGCAGGCAGCTGGCCCTGAGACAAAACTGTGA
- the STARD8 gene encoding stAR-related lipid transfer protein 8 isoform X3, giving the protein MSWKPWGVKSTRWDPPRWKPVKSSLCQMSDIPDLSQHINLALTRAWPAEYSETAEICTSGHRNRTRGHRHSHITRLSLPGVTLPTRHVRQSSVQDTWAPTSEVEAKRACKWLRATGFPQYAQLFEEGLFPLDIGSVKKDHGFLDEDSLGALCRKLMTLNNCASMKLEVNFQCKQNEDSEEEEQCTISNHWAFKRESKCWSRVGSSDLLAPPSPGLPVTSSCESVLTELSATSLPAITVSLLPEPADLPLLSCAPRPNDQPFLSPTQGQEGLQDKTKKRRSHSFLKHLDSLRRKEKGGSQQTEPERSPATSKTTKASSFCSRRGFLSAGFYRAKNRTATSAGDSGTKAQRAWEAWPVAMFRHPQQVHRGDCLVHVPRDHKPGTFPRSLSIESLFPEDGHRLADWQPGRPWGYEGRRGSCGSTGSHASTYDNMPELYPAEPVLAGAKAEDEEGGGNYAHLDDILQHVWGLQQRVELWSQAICPDLGTRDKEEEEEEDVTSVKVATVDVERQAESLAQLEALTHRESSALGQDDVHPVVPAQVQAQAQVEPLEQAQAEAPHPAQDNEQEANSGGEPTSASSLSVEEGHSIYDTVASSSELDSSGNSVNEAEAAGSPAGLQASAPRERRDSGVGASLTRPCRKLRWHSFQNSHRPSLNSESLEINRQFAGQIHLLHKGSLLWLTAFMEKYTVPHKPGWVWSVPKFMKRNKTPDYRGQQVFGVPPLIHVQRTGQPLPQSIQQAMRYLRSQCLDQVGIFRKSGVKSRIQNLRQMNETSPDNVCYEGQSAYDVADLLKQYFRDLPEPIFTSKLTTTFLQIYQLLPKDQWLAAAQAATLLLPDENREVLQTLLYFLSDIASAEENQMTAGNLAVCLAPSIFHLNVSKKDGTSPRIRNKRSIVGRPGPKDLSENMAATQGLSHMINDCKKLFQVPQDMVLQLCGSYSAAELSSPGPALAELRQAQAAGMSLSLYMEESVQELLRDAAERFKGWMSMPGPQHTELACRKDVALRLAPWWLSACLPVPGSRATCARVRGEGHDAHFPVPHGALWLGPLPAHSHLPC; this is encoded by the exons ATGTCCTGGAAGCCGTGGGGTGTGAAGAGCACCCGGTGGGACCCGCCGCGCTGGAAACCAG tgaAATCGAGCTTGTGCCAGATGAGTGACATCCCTGACCTGTCCCAGCATATCAACCTAGCCTTGACCAGAGCATGGCCTGCAGAATATAGTGAAACTGCTGAAATCTGCACATCTGGACATAGAAACAGGACTAGGGGTCACAGACATTCCCACATCACTCGCCTCAGCCTGCCTGGTGTAACTCTCCCCACGAGGCATGTAAGGCAGTCCTCAGTCCAGGACACCTGGGCCCCAACCTCAG AAGTTGAGGCCAAAAGAGCATGCAAGTGGCTCCGAGCAACAGGATTCCCTCAATATGCTCAGCTTTTTGAAG AAGGTCTGTTTCCCCTGGATATTGGCTCTGTGAAGAAGGACCACGGTTTTCTGGACGAGGACTCTTTGGGGGCCCTGTGCAG AAAGCTGATGACCTTGAACAATTGTGCCTCGATGAAACTGGAAGTTAATTTTCAATGCAAGCAG AATGAAGActcagaagaggaagagcagTGTACCATCAGCAACCACTGGGCTTTCAAGCGTGAAAGTAAATGTTGGTCTCGTGTAGGCTCCTCTGACCTACTGGCCCCACCAAGCCCTGGCCTGCCAGTGACCTCCAGCTGTGAGAGCGTCCTCACTGAGCTTAGTGCCACTTCCCTGCCAGCCATCACCGTGAGCCTATTGCCCGAGCCAGCAGACCTGCCCTTGCTAAGCTGTGCCCCCAGACCAAATGACCAGCCATTCCTCAGCCCCACCCAGGGCCAAGAGGGTCTCCAGGACAAAACCAAGAAGCGCCGTTCTCATAGCTTCCTTAAGCACCTTGATTCTCTGAGGCGGAAGGAAAAGGGTGGCAGCCAGCAAACAGAGCCTGAGCGTAGCCCAGCCACCTCAAAGACCACCAAAGCCTCCTCTTTCTGCAGTCGCCGTGGCTTCCTCTCAGCTGGATTCTATAGGGCCAAGAATAGGACAGCCACCTCAGCTGGTGACAGTGGCACTAAGGCTCAGAGGGCTTGGGAAGCCTGGCCTGTGGCCATGTTTCGGCATCCTCAGCAGGTGCACCGGGGTGACTGCCTCGTGCATGTGCCCAGGGACCACAAACCAGGCACATTCCCTCGCTCCCTGTCCATTGAGAGCCTATTTCCTGAGGATGGACACCGCCTGGCAGATTGGCAGCCAGGTAGGCCCTGGGGCTATGAAGGGCGCCGGGGCTCCTGTGGCTCCACAGGCAGCCATGCCAGCACCTATGACAACATGCCTGAGCTATACCCAGCTGAGCCTGTACTGGCTGGGGCTAAAGCTGAAGATGAGGAGGGTGGGGGCAACTATGCCCACCTAGATGACATTCTCCAGCATGTGTGGGGGCTGCAGCAACGGGTAGAGCTCTGGTCTCAGGCCATCTGCCCAGACCTGGGGACTAGAgataaggaagaggaagaagaggaggatgtCACTTCAGTAAAAGTAGCCACAGTTGACGTTGAAAGGCAGGCTGAGTCTCTGGCCCAATTAGAGGCTCTGACCCATAGAGAGTCCTCAGCTCTGGGCCAGGATGATGTTCATCCAGTAGTCCCAGCTCAGGTTCAGGCTCAGGCTCAGGTTGAGCCCCTGGAACAGGCACAGGCCGAGGCCCCACACCCAGCCCAGGATAATGAGCAGGAGGCAAATTCAGGTGGGGAACCAACCTCTGCCTCCAGCCTGTCTGTGGAAGAAGGACACTCCATTTATGACACTGTGGCCTCCTCCAGTGAACTGGACAGTAGCGGAAACTCTGTGAATGAGGCTGAGGCTGCAGGCTCACCAGCTGGACTTCAGGCATCAGCACCACGTGAACGACGAGATTCAGGCGTTGGGGCCTCACTGACTAGACCGTGCAG GAAGCTCCGTTGGCACAGCTTCCAGAACTCCCACCGGCCTAGCCTCAACTCAGAGTCACTGGAGATCAACCGGCAGTTTGCTGGCCAGATCCACCTCCTGCACAAGGGCTCACTGCTGTGGCTCACTGCCTTCATGGAGAAGTACACTGTGCCCCACAAACCAGGTTGGGTCTG GTCAGTGCCCAAGTTCATGAAAAGGAATAAGACCCCAGACTACCGGGGCCAGCAGGTGTTTGGGGTGCCACCCCTCATCCACGTGCAGCGCACAGGCCAGCCACTGCCACAGAGCATTCAGCAAGCCATGCGCTACTTGCGCAGCCAGTGCCTGGACCAG GTGGGCATCTTCCGCAAGTCTGGGGTGAAGTCCAGGATCCAGAACCTGCGCCAAATGAATGAGACCTCCCCTGACAATGTTTGCTATGAGGGCCAGTCGGCCTATGATGTGGCTGACCTGCTGAAGCAGTATTTCCGGGACCTACCAGAGCCTATCTTCACCAGCAAGCTCACCACCACTTTCCTGCAGATCTACCAGC TCCTCCCCAAGGATCAATGGTTGGCAGCAGCACAAGCCGCCACCTTGTTGCTCCCTGATGAGAACCGAGAGGTCCTACAGACCCTGCTCTATTTCCTAAGTGACATTGCCTCTGCTGAAGAAAACCAGATGACAGCTGGCAACCTAGCAGTGTGCCTGGCACCTTCCATCTTCCATCTCAATGTCTCCAAGAAGGATGGCACCTCACCCAG GATCAGGAACAAACGCAGCATCGTTGGCCGGCCAGGCCCTAAGGACCTGAGTGAGAACATGGCTGCTACTCAGGGCCTATCACACATGATCAATGACTGCAAGAAACTTTTCCAA GTTCCCCAGGACATGGTGCTGCAACTGTGTGGTTCCTACAGTGCAGCTGAGCTCAGCTCTCCTGGCCCAGCTCTGGCTGAACTGCGGCAGGCCCAAGCTGCAGGCATGAGCCTGAGCCTCTACATGGAAGAAAGTGTCCAAGAGCTGCTGCGTGATGCTGCTGAGCGCTTCAAGGGCTGGATGAGTATGCCAGGGCCCCAGCACACGGAGCTGGCTTGCCGGAAA GATGTGGCGCTCCGACTTGCCCCGTGGTGGCTGTCTGCTTGTCTCCCAGTCCCTGGATCCCGAGCAACCTGTGCCAGAGTCAGGGGTGAGGGCCATGATGCTCACTTCCCAGTACCTCATGGAGCCTTATGGCTTGGGCCGCTCCCGGCTCACTCACATCTGCCGTGCTGA
- the STARD8 gene encoding stAR-related lipid transfer protein 8 isoform X1 — MSWKPWGVKSTRWDPPRWKPVKSSLCQMSDIPDLSQHINLALTRAWPAEYSETAEICTSGHRNRTRGHRHSHITRLSLPGVTLPTRHVRQSSVQDTWAPTSEVEAKRACKWLRATGFPQYAQLFEEGLFPLDIGSVKKDHGFLDEDSLGALCRKLMTLNNCASMKLEVNFQCKQNEDSEEEEQCTISNHWAFKRESKCWSRVGSSDLLAPPSPGLPVTSSCESVLTELSATSLPAITVSLLPEPADLPLLSCAPRPNDQPFLSPTQGQEGLQDKTKKRRSHSFLKHLDSLRRKEKGGSQQTEPERSPATSKTTKASSFCSRRGFLSAGFYRAKNRTATSAGDSGTKAQRAWEAWPVAMFRHPQQVHRGDCLVHVPRDHKPGTFPRSLSIESLFPEDGHRLADWQPGRPWGYEGRRGSCGSTGSHASTYDNMPELYPAEPVLAGAKAEDEEGGGNYAHLDDILQHVWGLQQRVELWSQAICPDLGTRDKEEEEEEDVTSVKVATVDVERQAESLAQLEALTHRESSALGQDDVHPVVPAQVQAQAQVEPLEQAQAEAPHPAQDNEQEANSGGEPTSASSLSVEEGHSIYDTVASSSELDSSGNSVNEAEAAGSPAGLQASAPRERRDSGVGASLTRPCRKLRWHSFQNSHRPSLNSESLEINRQFAGQIHLLHKGSLLWLTAFMEKYTVPHKPGWVWSVPKFMKRNKTPDYRGQQVFGVPPLIHVQRTGQPLPQSIQQAMRYLRSQCLDQVGIFRKSGVKSRIQNLRQMNETSPDNVCYEGQSAYDVADLLKQYFRDLPEPIFTSKLTTTFLQIYQLLPKDQWLAAAQAATLLLPDENREVLQTLLYFLSDIASAEENQMTAGNLAVCLAPSIFHLNVSKKDGTSPRIRNKRSIVGRPGPKDLSENMAATQGLSHMINDCKKLFQVPQDMVLQLCGSYSAAELSSPGPALAELRQAQAAGMSLSLYMEESVQELLRDAAERFKGWMSMPGPQHTELACRKASDGHPLRVWKVSTEVAAPPAVVLHRVLRERALWDEDLLRAQVLEALMPGVELYHYVTDSMAPHPCRDFVVLRMWRSDLPRGGCLLVSQSLDPEQPVPESGVRAMMLTSQYLMEPYGLGRSRLTHICRADLRGRSPDWYNKVFGHLCAMEVAKIRDSFPTLQAAGPETKL; from the exons ATGTCCTGGAAGCCGTGGGGTGTGAAGAGCACCCGGTGGGACCCGCCGCGCTGGAAACCAG tgaAATCGAGCTTGTGCCAGATGAGTGACATCCCTGACCTGTCCCAGCATATCAACCTAGCCTTGACCAGAGCATGGCCTGCAGAATATAGTGAAACTGCTGAAATCTGCACATCTGGACATAGAAACAGGACTAGGGGTCACAGACATTCCCACATCACTCGCCTCAGCCTGCCTGGTGTAACTCTCCCCACGAGGCATGTAAGGCAGTCCTCAGTCCAGGACACCTGGGCCCCAACCTCAG AAGTTGAGGCCAAAAGAGCATGCAAGTGGCTCCGAGCAACAGGATTCCCTCAATATGCTCAGCTTTTTGAAG AAGGTCTGTTTCCCCTGGATATTGGCTCTGTGAAGAAGGACCACGGTTTTCTGGACGAGGACTCTTTGGGGGCCCTGTGCAG AAAGCTGATGACCTTGAACAATTGTGCCTCGATGAAACTGGAAGTTAATTTTCAATGCAAGCAG AATGAAGActcagaagaggaagagcagTGTACCATCAGCAACCACTGGGCTTTCAAGCGTGAAAGTAAATGTTGGTCTCGTGTAGGCTCCTCTGACCTACTGGCCCCACCAAGCCCTGGCCTGCCAGTGACCTCCAGCTGTGAGAGCGTCCTCACTGAGCTTAGTGCCACTTCCCTGCCAGCCATCACCGTGAGCCTATTGCCCGAGCCAGCAGACCTGCCCTTGCTAAGCTGTGCCCCCAGACCAAATGACCAGCCATTCCTCAGCCCCACCCAGGGCCAAGAGGGTCTCCAGGACAAAACCAAGAAGCGCCGTTCTCATAGCTTCCTTAAGCACCTTGATTCTCTGAGGCGGAAGGAAAAGGGTGGCAGCCAGCAAACAGAGCCTGAGCGTAGCCCAGCCACCTCAAAGACCACCAAAGCCTCCTCTTTCTGCAGTCGCCGTGGCTTCCTCTCAGCTGGATTCTATAGGGCCAAGAATAGGACAGCCACCTCAGCTGGTGACAGTGGCACTAAGGCTCAGAGGGCTTGGGAAGCCTGGCCTGTGGCCATGTTTCGGCATCCTCAGCAGGTGCACCGGGGTGACTGCCTCGTGCATGTGCCCAGGGACCACAAACCAGGCACATTCCCTCGCTCCCTGTCCATTGAGAGCCTATTTCCTGAGGATGGACACCGCCTGGCAGATTGGCAGCCAGGTAGGCCCTGGGGCTATGAAGGGCGCCGGGGCTCCTGTGGCTCCACAGGCAGCCATGCCAGCACCTATGACAACATGCCTGAGCTATACCCAGCTGAGCCTGTACTGGCTGGGGCTAAAGCTGAAGATGAGGAGGGTGGGGGCAACTATGCCCACCTAGATGACATTCTCCAGCATGTGTGGGGGCTGCAGCAACGGGTAGAGCTCTGGTCTCAGGCCATCTGCCCAGACCTGGGGACTAGAgataaggaagaggaagaagaggaggatgtCACTTCAGTAAAAGTAGCCACAGTTGACGTTGAAAGGCAGGCTGAGTCTCTGGCCCAATTAGAGGCTCTGACCCATAGAGAGTCCTCAGCTCTGGGCCAGGATGATGTTCATCCAGTAGTCCCAGCTCAGGTTCAGGCTCAGGCTCAGGTTGAGCCCCTGGAACAGGCACAGGCCGAGGCCCCACACCCAGCCCAGGATAATGAGCAGGAGGCAAATTCAGGTGGGGAACCAACCTCTGCCTCCAGCCTGTCTGTGGAAGAAGGACACTCCATTTATGACACTGTGGCCTCCTCCAGTGAACTGGACAGTAGCGGAAACTCTGTGAATGAGGCTGAGGCTGCAGGCTCACCAGCTGGACTTCAGGCATCAGCACCACGTGAACGACGAGATTCAGGCGTTGGGGCCTCACTGACTAGACCGTGCAG GAAGCTCCGTTGGCACAGCTTCCAGAACTCCCACCGGCCTAGCCTCAACTCAGAGTCACTGGAGATCAACCGGCAGTTTGCTGGCCAGATCCACCTCCTGCACAAGGGCTCACTGCTGTGGCTCACTGCCTTCATGGAGAAGTACACTGTGCCCCACAAACCAGGTTGGGTCTG GTCAGTGCCCAAGTTCATGAAAAGGAATAAGACCCCAGACTACCGGGGCCAGCAGGTGTTTGGGGTGCCACCCCTCATCCACGTGCAGCGCACAGGCCAGCCACTGCCACAGAGCATTCAGCAAGCCATGCGCTACTTGCGCAGCCAGTGCCTGGACCAG GTGGGCATCTTCCGCAAGTCTGGGGTGAAGTCCAGGATCCAGAACCTGCGCCAAATGAATGAGACCTCCCCTGACAATGTTTGCTATGAGGGCCAGTCGGCCTATGATGTGGCTGACCTGCTGAAGCAGTATTTCCGGGACCTACCAGAGCCTATCTTCACCAGCAAGCTCACCACCACTTTCCTGCAGATCTACCAGC TCCTCCCCAAGGATCAATGGTTGGCAGCAGCACAAGCCGCCACCTTGTTGCTCCCTGATGAGAACCGAGAGGTCCTACAGACCCTGCTCTATTTCCTAAGTGACATTGCCTCTGCTGAAGAAAACCAGATGACAGCTGGCAACCTAGCAGTGTGCCTGGCACCTTCCATCTTCCATCTCAATGTCTCCAAGAAGGATGGCACCTCACCCAG GATCAGGAACAAACGCAGCATCGTTGGCCGGCCAGGCCCTAAGGACCTGAGTGAGAACATGGCTGCTACTCAGGGCCTATCACACATGATCAATGACTGCAAGAAACTTTTCCAA GTTCCCCAGGACATGGTGCTGCAACTGTGTGGTTCCTACAGTGCAGCTGAGCTCAGCTCTCCTGGCCCAGCTCTGGCTGAACTGCGGCAGGCCCAAGCTGCAGGCATGAGCCTGAGCCTCTACATGGAAGAAAGTGTCCAAGAGCTGCTGCGTGATGCTGCTGAGCGCTTCAAGGGCTGGATGAGTATGCCAGGGCCCCAGCACACGGAGCTGGCTTGCCGGAAA GCGTCCGATGGGCATCCCCTGCGTGTGTGGAAGGTGTCCACAGAGGTAGCAGCCCCTCCGGCTGTAGTGCTGCACCGTGTTCTGCGGGAACGGGCCCTCTGGGATGAGGACCTGCTGCGGGCCCAGGTGTTGGAAGCCCTGATGCCGGGTGTGGAGCTGTACCACTATGTCACTGACAGCATGGCACCCCATCCTTGCCGCGACTTTGTGGTGCTCCG GATGTGGCGCTCCGACTTGCCCCGTGGTGGCTGTCTGCTTGTCTCCCAGTCCCTGGATCCCGAGCAACCTGTGCCAGAGTCAGGGGTGAGGGCCATGATGCTCACTTCCCAGTACCTCATGGAGCCTTATGGCTTGGGCCGCTCCCGGCTCACTCACATCTGCCGTGCTGATCTCAG GGGCCGTTCTCCTGACTGGTACAACAAAGTCTTTGGGCACCTGTGTGCCATGGAAGTGGCAAAGATCCGGGACTCCTTCCCCACCCTGCAGGCAGCTGGCCCTGAGACAAAACTGTGA